One genomic region from Streptomyces sp. Li-HN-5-11 encodes:
- a CDS encoding transglycosylase family protein, translating to MSECADHYADPTRGNERGKRTTAVLAGAALLAPLGLLAATGNAHAADGGVWDRIAQCESGGNWHINTGNGYYGGLQFTGGTWRAYGGAAYAPRADQASRAQQIAVATRVQQAQGWGAWPVCSARAGAAGGAPGTASTYKTAHDSAYKPARQHTRKAAPAQRPSKAPARGTGHTNRDASRGGYTVREGDTLSGIAARHGTGWQRLYDLNRSVIGGDPNLIVPGQRLAL from the coding sequence ATGTCTGAATGTGCCGATCATTACGCCGACCCCACGCGCGGCAACGAGCGCGGGAAGCGGACGACGGCGGTTCTCGCCGGGGCGGCCCTGCTCGCCCCGCTCGGGCTGCTCGCCGCGACCGGCAACGCCCACGCGGCGGACGGCGGAGTGTGGGACCGCATCGCCCAGTGCGAGAGCGGCGGCAACTGGCACATCAACACCGGCAACGGCTACTACGGCGGGCTCCAGTTCACCGGCGGCACCTGGCGCGCCTACGGCGGCGCCGCCTACGCGCCCCGGGCCGACCAGGCCTCCAGGGCCCAGCAGATCGCCGTCGCCACCAGGGTCCAGCAGGCCCAGGGCTGGGGCGCGTGGCCGGTCTGTTCGGCCCGGGCGGGGGCCGCGGGCGGCGCGCCCGGGACCGCATCCACGTACAAGACGGCGCACGACTCGGCGTACAAGCCGGCCCGGCAGCACACCCGGAAGGCGGCCCCGGCGCAGCGGCCGTCGAAGGCGCCCGCCCGCGGGACGGGCCACACGAACCGCGACGCGTCCCGTGGCGGCTACACCGTCCGGGAGGGCGACACGCTGAGCGGCATCGCCGCCCGGCACGGCACCGGCTGGCAGCGGCTCTACGACCTGAACAGGTCCGTGATCGGCGGTGACCCGAACCTGATCGTGCCCGGGCAGCGCCTCGCGCTCTGA